A genomic region of Mitsuaria sp. 7 contains the following coding sequences:
- a CDS encoding aldo/keto reductase: MQYRRLGRSGLQVSELSLGSWVTYHNQVDTGSAVELMAAARDAGINFFDNAEAYALGKSEEIMGQVFRQLGWGRHTYVVSTKFYWGIDKSGTTVNYKDTLNRKYLMQAIDGSLQRFGLDEIDLVYCHRPDPHTPIEETVRAMSDMITQGKAHYWGTSEWSADEIRAAWEIAERHHLHKPVMEQPQYHLFHRQRVEKDYARLYEDIGLGLTTWSPLASGLLTGKYRDGVPAGSRGALESMSWLREQLQEPQRNAAVAELGKIADELGCTLAQLAIAWINRNPRVSTVILGASKLSQLQDNLGALAVTPKLTPEILARIDALTLPLAK, encoded by the coding sequence ATGCAATACCGTCGACTCGGCCGCAGCGGCCTGCAGGTGTCCGAACTGTCCCTGGGCTCCTGGGTGACGTATCACAACCAGGTCGATACCGGCTCGGCCGTCGAGCTGATGGCCGCGGCCCGCGACGCCGGCATCAACTTCTTCGACAACGCCGAGGCCTACGCGCTCGGCAAGAGCGAGGAGATCATGGGCCAGGTCTTCAGGCAGCTGGGCTGGGGCCGCCACACCTACGTCGTGTCGACCAAGTTCTACTGGGGCATCGACAAGTCGGGCACCACGGTCAACTACAAGGACACGCTGAACCGCAAGTACCTGATGCAGGCCATCGACGGCTCGCTCCAGCGCTTCGGGCTGGACGAGATCGACCTCGTGTACTGCCACCGTCCCGATCCGCACACGCCGATCGAGGAGACCGTGCGCGCGATGAGCGACATGATCACGCAGGGCAAGGCGCACTACTGGGGCACCAGCGAGTGGAGCGCCGACGAGATCCGCGCCGCCTGGGAGATCGCCGAGCGCCACCACCTGCACAAGCCGGTGATGGAGCAGCCGCAGTACCACCTGTTCCACCGCCAGCGCGTGGAGAAGGACTACGCGCGGCTCTACGAGGACATCGGCCTGGGACTGACGACGTGGAGCCCGCTGGCCTCGGGTCTGCTGACCGGCAAGTACCGCGACGGCGTTCCGGCCGGCAGCCGCGGCGCGCTGGAGAGCATGTCCTGGCTGCGCGAGCAGCTGCAGGAACCGCAGCGCAACGCGGCGGTCGCGGAACTCGGCAAGATCGCCGATGAGCTGGGTTGCACGCTCGCGCAGCTGGCGATCGCGTGGATCAACCGCAACCCGCGCGTGTCCACGGTGATCCTGGGCGCGAGCAAGCTCTCGCAGCTGCAGGACAACCTGGGCGCGCTCGCCGTCACGCCGAAGCTGACGCCGGAGATCCTGGCGCGCATCGACGCCCTCACGCTGCCGCTGGCGAAGTAG
- a CDS encoding FAD-dependent monooxygenase, with protein MPQPSDSAAHDGAASAAADAFDASFDGNAPPLRLAVIGAGPAGLALALLAARYLPQAQISLFDARPLERDVSGDPRTIALSLGSVQLLQRLRVWPAAQAQAIREVHVSQAPPTLSSPWFGPSGEPEVHLSAAEQSVPQLGAVLAYGQLVTPLQAAWQQASALEPKRLISRFGQPVDGIKQDRADEVEIDAGIAERFDLAVVAEGGVFSDQARKALAHDYQQNAWVGTVTLSPDSPAGVAYERFTRRGPLALLPLPDRDGQRRAALIWCQPQDEDEVAGLTDAQRLTVIQQQLPDRVGRLQGIGPLKCFPLGLNAERTLVEGRRIRIGNAAQTLHPVAGQGLNLGLRDAFALVEALRRDPRIDMALRRVEWQRAPDRWATILTTDFLARSFAWRWPGLPAARGLGLAALQALPPLKRALAGQMMFGRR; from the coding sequence ATGCCCCAGCCTTCAGACTCCGCCGCCCATGACGGCGCCGCCTCCGCGGCCGCCGATGCCTTCGATGCCTCCTTCGACGGCAATGCGCCGCCGCTGCGCCTCGCGGTGATCGGCGCGGGCCCGGCGGGCCTGGCGCTCGCGCTGCTCGCGGCGCGCTACCTGCCGCAGGCACAGATCAGCCTCTTCGACGCCCGACCGCTGGAGCGCGACGTCTCCGGCGATCCGCGCACGATCGCGTTGTCGCTCGGCAGCGTGCAGTTGCTGCAGCGCCTGCGCGTGTGGCCGGCGGCGCAGGCGCAGGCGATCCGCGAGGTCCACGTGAGCCAGGCGCCGCCGACGCTGTCCAGTCCCTGGTTCGGTCCGTCGGGCGAGCCGGAGGTCCACCTCTCCGCCGCCGAGCAGTCGGTGCCGCAGCTCGGCGCCGTGCTGGCCTACGGGCAACTCGTGACCCCCTTGCAAGCTGCGTGGCAGCAGGCGAGCGCGCTGGAACCCAAACGCCTGATCAGCCGCTTCGGCCAGCCGGTGGACGGCATCAAGCAGGACCGCGCCGACGAGGTCGAGATCGACGCCGGCATCGCCGAGCGCTTCGACCTCGCGGTGGTCGCCGAGGGCGGCGTGTTCTCCGACCAGGCGCGCAAGGCGCTGGCGCACGACTACCAACAGAACGCCTGGGTGGGCACGGTGACGCTGTCGCCGGACAGCCCGGCGGGCGTGGCCTACGAGCGCTTCACGCGACGCGGGCCGCTGGCGCTGCTGCCGCTGCCGGACCGCGACGGCCAGCGCCGCGCCGCGTTGATCTGGTGCCAGCCGCAGGACGAGGACGAGGTCGCCGGACTGACCGACGCGCAGCGGCTGACGGTGATCCAGCAGCAGTTGCCCGACCGCGTCGGACGCCTGCAGGGCATCGGTCCGCTGAAATGTTTCCCGCTGGGCCTGAACGCCGAGCGCACGCTGGTGGAAGGCCGCCGCATCCGCATCGGCAACGCGGCGCAGACGCTGCATCCGGTGGCCGGGCAGGGCCTGAACCTGGGCCTGCGCGACGCCTTCGCGCTGGTCGAGGCGCTGCGGCGTGATCCGCGCATCGACATGGCGCTGCGCCGCGTCGAGTGGCAACGCGCGCCGGACCGCTGGGCGACCATCCTCACCACCGATTTCCTCGCTCGCAGTTTCGCGTGGCGCTGGCCGGGGTTGCCGGCCGCGCGGGGCCTGGGCCTCGCCGCGCTGCAGGCCTTGCCGCCGCTCAAGCGCGCGCTGGCCGGGCAGATGATGTTCGGCCGCCGCTGA
- a CDS encoding MFS transporter → MSSPPGAASTAGAVPLHDYAEPGTTAYRRIAFALFLAGFTTFSLLYSVQPLLPLFAAEFHVGAAASALSLSLATGALAFAILCAGALSESMDRKRLMFASMAMAAVLNLIASVVPSWHAMLVARAIEGLVLGGVPAVAMAYLAEEIHPKGLGRAMGQYVGGTAFGGMMGRVGVSVLSDAFGWRPAMFVVSVLGLAAAIGFWFLLPPSKHFVRRTGVKLSEHVAAWRGHLTHPMLPLLFAMGFLMMGMFVAVYNYAGFRLMRAPFSLSQSAIGLIFCAYLFGIAASAAAGGLSDRFGRAPALLSGIALATTGVLLTLATWLPAVIVGIVLLTIGFFVAHSVSSAWVGALGGRSKGHAASLYLLAYYIGSSTLGAMGGWFWDHSGWGALVGYALAVLAVAALTASGLRRRAKQTAG, encoded by the coding sequence ATGAGCAGTCCCCCGGGCGCGGCGAGCACCGCCGGCGCCGTTCCTCTTCACGATTACGCCGAACCCGGCACCACCGCCTACCGGCGCATCGCGTTCGCGCTCTTCCTGGCGGGCTTCACGACCTTCTCGCTGCTCTACAGCGTGCAGCCGCTGCTGCCGCTGTTCGCGGCGGAGTTCCACGTCGGCGCGGCGGCGAGCGCCCTGTCCTTGTCGTTGGCGACGGGCGCATTGGCGTTCGCGATCCTGTGCGCGGGCGCCCTGTCCGAGAGCATGGATCGCAAGCGCCTGATGTTCGCGTCGATGGCGATGGCCGCGGTGCTGAACCTGATCGCGTCGGTGGTGCCGAGCTGGCACGCGATGCTGGTCGCGCGGGCGATCGAGGGCCTGGTGCTGGGCGGCGTGCCGGCCGTGGCGATGGCCTACCTGGCCGAGGAGATCCACCCCAAGGGCCTGGGCCGCGCGATGGGCCAGTACGTCGGCGGCACGGCCTTCGGCGGGATGATGGGACGGGTCGGCGTGAGCGTGCTGAGCGATGCCTTCGGCTGGCGCCCGGCGATGTTCGTCGTCAGCGTGCTGGGGCTGGCGGCGGCGATCGGGTTCTGGTTCCTGCTGCCGCCCTCGAAGCACTTCGTGCGCCGGACCGGCGTGAAGCTGTCGGAGCACGTCGCCGCGTGGCGCGGGCACCTGACGCATCCGATGCTGCCGCTGCTGTTCGCGATGGGCTTCCTGATGATGGGCATGTTCGTCGCGGTCTACAACTACGCCGGCTTCCGGCTGATGCGGGCGCCGTTCTCGCTCAGCCAGAGCGCGATCGGATTGATCTTCTGCGCCTACCTGTTCGGCATCGCCGCGTCGGCGGCGGCGGGCGGCCTGTCCGACCGCTTCGGTCGCGCGCCGGCGCTGCTGTCGGGCATCGCGCTGGCGACCACCGGCGTGCTGCTCACGCTGGCGACGTGGCTGCCCGCGGTGATCGTGGGGATCGTGCTGCTCACGATCGGCTTCTTCGTCGCGCACTCGGTGAGCAGCGCCTGGGTCGGCGCGCTCGGCGGGCGCAGCAAGGGGCATGCGGCGTCGCTGTACCTGCTCGCGTACTACATCGGCTCCAGCACGCTGGGCGCGATGGGCGGATGGTTCTGGGACCACAGCGGCTGGGGCGCGCTGGTGGGGTACGCGCTGGCGGTGCTGGCGGTGGCGGCGCTGACCGCCAGCGGCTTGCGTCGCCGGGCGAAGCAAACCGCTGGGTGA
- a CDS encoding Fic family protein, translating to MHNDAVLARSTPTVPRFPEEERHFSQPADARPAAPFRDEFLDPEPGLSPMRAGRCAFIQALARPLDRAFLSEFLVDFTWASSLLEGSSYSVLDTATLIECGERNPTKPMDEAVLALNHQRVAAHLWADREWSVANLCRMHALLTDDHGLAEVCDSDHFLPVEQRGRPREFQDIRLRQSAYLPPFRPGTGHATSLLGQVMAVARTLHPVQAAFYLLTRVAYIQSFANGNKRTARIAANLPLLESGLLPLSYVDVDKAEYLRGMVAFYELGSARVLERTFIRAYAKSVVRASRVPAAMLADGFNVDAVSEQLAEYITTGHRPADPHAVVFLE from the coding sequence ATGCACAACGACGCTGTCCTTGCCCGATCCACGCCGACGGTCCCCCGATTCCCGGAAGAGGAGCGCCATTTCTCGCAGCCTGCGGACGCTCGTCCGGCCGCGCCCTTCCGCGACGAGTTCCTCGATCCCGAGCCCGGGCTTTCGCCGATGCGCGCCGGTCGATGCGCCTTCATCCAGGCGCTTGCCCGTCCGCTCGATCGCGCCTTTCTGAGCGAGTTCCTCGTGGACTTCACGTGGGCGTCGTCGCTGCTGGAGGGGAGCAGCTATTCGGTCCTCGACACGGCCACGCTGATCGAATGCGGCGAGCGCAATCCGACGAAGCCCATGGACGAGGCCGTGCTCGCGCTGAACCATCAGCGCGTCGCCGCGCATCTCTGGGCGGACCGGGAGTGGAGCGTCGCCAACCTCTGCCGCATGCACGCGTTGCTGACCGACGACCACGGTCTGGCGGAGGTCTGCGACTCCGATCACTTCCTGCCCGTCGAGCAACGCGGCCGGCCGAGGGAGTTCCAGGACATCCGTCTGCGTCAGTCGGCCTACCTCCCGCCCTTCCGTCCGGGGACGGGTCACGCGACCTCGCTGCTCGGACAGGTGATGGCCGTCGCCCGCACCTTGCATCCCGTGCAGGCGGCCTTCTACCTGCTGACCCGCGTCGCCTACATCCAGTCCTTCGCCAACGGCAACAAGCGGACTGCGCGCATCGCCGCCAACCTGCCTCTGCTGGAGTCAGGACTTCTGCCGCTGTCCTACGTCGACGTGGACAAGGCTGAGTACCTCCGCGGCATGGTGGCCTTCTATGAGCTCGGCAGTGCTCGCGTCCTCGAACGGACGTTCATCCGCGCCTATGCGAAGTCGGTCGTGCGCGCGAGTCGCGTGCCCGCCGCGATGCTCGCCGACGGCTTCAACGTCGACGCAGTCAGCGAGCAACTGGCCGAGTACATCACCACCGGTCACCGTCCCGCCGATCCGCACGCGGTGGTTTTTCTCGAGTGA
- a CDS encoding ABC transporter substrate-binding protein has protein sequence MKFSARWITATALAAASFAALAADPIKIGVSGPFTGGSSSMGVSMRDGVRLAAQEINKNGGVLGRQIQLIERDDEAKNERGVQIAQELINREKVAATVGFINTGVALAAQRFYQDAKIPVMNNVATGSVITQQFKDAPDNYVFRNAAHDSIQAPMIVEEAITRRGFKKVAILADSTNYGQLGRADLEKALELKGIKPVAVEKFNIKDVDMTAQLLKAKEAGAEAILTYGIGPELAQIANGMTKLGWKVPMVGSWTLSMANYIDNAGPGGEGARMPQTFIQEPTTPKRQAFIVNYLKTFNPKNSRIDSPVSAAQGYDSIYLLAAAIKQAGGTDGPKVKAALEDLKAPVEGVVTTYNKPFTKTDHEAITANIPVFGEVKGQRVVYAYENDFKAASEVKVKDVNAKGALTQKK, from the coding sequence ATGAAGTTCAGCGCGCGTTGGATCACCGCTACCGCACTGGCCGCCGCCAGCTTCGCCGCCCTCGCGGCCGACCCGATCAAGATCGGGGTCTCGGGCCCGTTCACCGGCGGCTCGTCGTCGATGGGCGTCAGCATGCGCGACGGTGTGCGATTGGCAGCCCAGGAAATCAACAAGAACGGCGGCGTCCTGGGTCGGCAGATCCAGCTCATCGAACGCGATGACGAAGCCAAGAATGAACGCGGCGTGCAGATCGCCCAGGAGCTGATCAACCGCGAGAAGGTCGCCGCCACCGTCGGCTTCATCAACACCGGCGTCGCCCTGGCCGCCCAGCGCTTCTACCAGGACGCCAAGATCCCGGTGATGAACAACGTGGCCACCGGCTCCGTCATCACCCAGCAGTTCAAGGACGCGCCGGACAACTACGTGTTCCGCAACGCCGCCCACGACAGCATCCAGGCGCCGATGATCGTCGAGGAAGCCATCACCCGCCGCGGCTTCAAGAAGGTCGCCATCCTGGCCGACTCGACCAACTACGGCCAGCTCGGCCGCGCCGACCTGGAGAAGGCGCTGGAGCTCAAGGGCATCAAGCCGGTCGCCGTCGAGAAGTTCAACATCAAGGACGTCGACATGACGGCCCAGCTGCTGAAGGCCAAGGAAGCCGGCGCTGAAGCCATCCTGACCTACGGCATCGGGCCCGAGCTCGCGCAGATCGCCAACGGCATGACCAAGCTCGGCTGGAAGGTGCCGATGGTCGGCAGCTGGACGCTGTCGATGGCCAACTACATCGACAACGCCGGCCCCGGCGGCGAAGGCGCGCGCATGCCGCAGACCTTCATCCAGGAACCGACGACGCCCAAGCGCCAGGCCTTCATCGTCAACTACCTGAAGACCTTCAACCCGAAGAACAGCCGCATCGACTCGCCGGTGTCGGCCGCGCAGGGCTACGACTCGATCTACCTGCTGGCCGCCGCGATCAAGCAGGCCGGCGGCACCGACGGTCCCAAGGTCAAGGCGGCGCTGGAAGACCTGAAGGCGCCGGTCGAAGGCGTCGTGACGACCTACAACAAGCCGTTCACCAAGACCGACCACGAGGCCATCACCGCCAACATCCCGGTGTTCGGCGAGGTGAAGGGCCAGCGCGTGGTCTACGCCTACGAGAACGACTTCAAGGCCGCCTCCGAGGTCAAGGTCAAGGACGTCAACGCCAAGGGCGCGCTGACCCAGAAGAAGTGA
- a CDS encoding branched-chain amino acid ABC transporter permease, giving the protein MQILTQLVFSGIALGMIYAVIAFGYQLTFSTSDTLNFGQGDALMLGALVGLTLVGHGVNYWLMIPIVCLFGAVQGAFVERIGVRPAIKIKSEFGWIMSTIALGIIFKNVAENVWGRDDLKFPSPLPEAPIKFLGANVLPMEILVVGGALAMMLAVELFNRRSIYGRAVVATFNDRDAAKLMGINTGLVITFSYALSSLTAAFAGVLIAPLTLTGATMGAVLGLKAFAVAIIGGLTSGMGIIVGGIILGIAETTTGFYLSTGYKDVPGLVLLLIVLAFKPAGLFGKTAIKKV; this is encoded by the coding sequence ATGCAGATCCTGACCCAACTGGTGTTCAGCGGCATCGCGCTCGGCATGATCTACGCGGTCATCGCCTTCGGCTACCAGCTGACCTTCTCGACTTCCGACACCCTCAACTTCGGCCAGGGCGACGCGCTGATGCTGGGCGCGCTGGTCGGGCTGACGCTCGTCGGCCACGGCGTCAACTACTGGCTCATGATCCCGATCGTGTGCCTGTTCGGCGCGGTGCAGGGCGCCTTCGTCGAGCGCATCGGCGTGCGGCCCGCCATCAAGATCAAGTCGGAGTTCGGCTGGATCATGTCCACCATCGCGCTGGGCATCATCTTCAAGAACGTCGCGGAGAACGTCTGGGGTCGCGACGACCTGAAGTTCCCCTCGCCGCTGCCGGAAGCGCCGATCAAGTTCCTGGGCGCCAACGTGCTGCCGATGGAGATCCTGGTCGTGGGCGGCGCGCTGGCGATGATGCTGGCGGTCGAGCTCTTCAACCGGCGCTCGATCTACGGCCGCGCCGTCGTCGCGACCTTCAACGACCGCGACGCCGCCAAGCTGATGGGCATCAACACGGGGCTGGTGATCACCTTCTCGTATGCGCTGTCGTCGCTGACGGCGGCCTTCGCCGGCGTGCTGATCGCGCCGCTCACGCTGACGGGCGCCACGATGGGCGCGGTGCTCGGCCTGAAGGCGTTCGCCGTGGCCATCATCGGCGGGCTGACCTCGGGCATGGGCATCATCGTCGGCGGCATCATCCTCGGCATCGCCGAGACGACCACCGGCTTCTATCTTTCCACCGGCTACAAGGACGTGCCGGGCCTCGTGCTGTTGCTGATCGTGCTGGCCTTCAAGCCGGCCGGCCTGTTCGGCAAGACCGCGATCAAGAAGGTCTGA
- a CDS encoding branched-chain amino acid ABC transporter ATP-binding protein/permease — translation MNPKKLVAGGIALVALLAFPLVSGNPYYIHLVETILIYAIVLFGLDIVVGYTGQVSLGHAGLFGVGAYTAGVLVMKFGLPIYLTLPAAIAVTAGFGALLALPALRVTGPYLAMVTLAFGTIIQILINEMDFLTNGPMGITLTKPQLMGHTMTEDEYYWLVVVMLIAALVFVHRVLRSHLGRAFEALRGSPVASDCMGVSVYRYKVYAFVISAGLAGLAGALYAYSEQYISPNTYNFELTVFFLLAIIMGGRKTRTGALLGAAIIVVLPKLLDDLELFRYVSVIFAVIVAAVTVVAYRRGKVNGTQAAIPVVGSIALAALSFVLQTMTDWRLSIFGLITLFVVYYLQDGIVGFVRNALHIKAKPVGEGGPVAEKPSDAISQATGAGAGDEILIDARGVLMQFGGLKALNNVDLQVRRGTIHGLIGPNGSGKSTMMNVLTGIYVPTAGDLKFVDRSLVGRTSADIALSGIARTFQNVQLFGEMSALHNVMVALHHSFGSNLVQVALHAPRYTEEDAKARARALSLLDFVGLADLAFEEARNLPYGKQRLLEIARALALDPRLLLLDEPAAGLTAPDIKELMRIIGKIRDHGITVILIEHHMDVVMGICDVVSVLDFGQKIAEGKPAQVQADPKVIEAYLGGQAA, via the coding sequence ATCAATCCCAAGAAACTCGTCGCGGGCGGGATCGCGCTCGTCGCGCTGCTCGCGTTCCCGCTGGTGTCGGGCAATCCGTACTACATCCACCTGGTCGAGACGATCCTGATCTACGCGATCGTCCTGTTCGGGCTGGACATCGTCGTGGGCTACACCGGGCAGGTGTCGCTCGGTCATGCCGGCCTGTTCGGCGTCGGCGCCTACACGGCCGGCGTGCTGGTCATGAAGTTCGGCCTGCCGATCTACCTCACGCTGCCGGCGGCGATCGCCGTGACGGCGGGCTTCGGCGCGCTGCTGGCGCTGCCCGCGCTGCGCGTGACCGGCCCGTATCTGGCGATGGTGACGCTGGCCTTCGGCACCATCATCCAGATCCTCATCAACGAGATGGACTTCCTGACGAACGGGCCCATGGGCATCACGCTCACCAAGCCCCAGCTGATGGGCCACACGATGACCGAGGACGAGTACTACTGGCTCGTCGTGGTGATGCTGATCGCGGCGCTTGTCTTCGTGCACCGCGTGCTGCGCTCGCACCTCGGGCGCGCGTTCGAGGCGCTGCGCGGCAGCCCGGTGGCGTCGGACTGCATGGGCGTCTCGGTCTACCGCTACAAGGTCTACGCCTTTGTGATCAGCGCGGGCCTGGCCGGCCTGGCCGGCGCGCTGTACGCCTACTCCGAGCAGTACATCTCGCCCAACACCTACAACTTCGAGCTGACGGTCTTCTTCCTGCTGGCCATCATCATGGGCGGCCGCAAGACCCGGACCGGCGCGCTGCTGGGCGCGGCGATCATCGTCGTGCTGCCCAAGCTGCTCGACGACCTGGAGCTGTTCCGCTACGTGTCGGTGATCTTCGCGGTCATCGTGGCGGCGGTGACGGTGGTGGCCTATCGGCGCGGCAAGGTCAACGGGACGCAGGCGGCCATTCCGGTGGTCGGCAGCATCGCGCTCGCGGCGCTGTCCTTCGTGCTGCAGACGATGACCGACTGGCGGCTGTCCATCTTCGGATTGATCACGCTGTTCGTCGTGTACTACCTGCAGGACGGCATCGTCGGTTTCGTGCGCAACGCGCTGCACATCAAGGCCAAGCCGGTGGGCGAGGGCGGTCCGGTGGCGGAGAAGCCGTCCGACGCGATCTCCCAGGCCACGGGTGCCGGCGCTGGCGACGAGATCCTGATCGACGCGCGCGGCGTGCTGATGCAGTTCGGCGGCCTGAAGGCGCTGAACAACGTCGACCTGCAGGTGCGGCGCGGCACCATCCACGGCCTGATCGGGCCGAACGGTTCGGGCAAGAGCACGATGATGAACGTGCTGACCGGCATCTACGTGCCGACGGCGGGCGACCTGAAGTTCGTCGATCGCTCGCTGGTGGGGCGGACCTCGGCGGACATCGCGCTGTCGGGCATCGCGCGGACCTTCCAGAACGTGCAGCTGTTCGGCGAGATGAGCGCGCTGCACAACGTGATGGTGGCGCTGCATCACAGCTTCGGCAGCAACCTGGTGCAGGTGGCGCTGCACGCGCCGCGCTACACCGAGGAAGACGCGAAGGCGCGCGCCCGGGCGTTGAGCCTGCTGGACTTCGTCGGCCTGGCGGACCTCGCGTTCGAGGAAGCGCGCAACCTGCCGTACGGCAAGCAGCGGCTGCTGGAGATCGCCCGCGCGCTGGCGCTGGACCCGCGGCTGCTGCTGCTGGACGAGCCGGCGGCGGGGCTGACCGCGCCCGACATCAAGGAGCTGATGCGCATCATCGGCAAGATCCGCGACCACGGCATCACGGTGATCCTGATCGAGCACCACATGGACGTGGTGATGGGCATCTGCGACGTGGTGTCGGTGCTGGACTTCGGCCAGAAGATCGCCGAGGGCAAGCCGGCGCAGGTGCAGGCCGATCCCAAGGTCATCGAGGCCTACCTCGGCGGCCAGGCGGCCTGA
- a CDS encoding ABC transporter ATP-binding protein, protein MLKIDQLHAGYGKVEVLHGISVEVPKGKVVTLIGSNGAGKTTTMRAVSGMIAPSAGQITLNGKRIDGLESYHIARLGLAHSPEGRRVFATMSVTDNLRLGAFPRYTGARPKGDVEADLEKAMELFPRLKERRQQLAGTLSGGEQQMLAMARATMLNPDVVLLDEPSMGLAPILVDEVFRIIARLKSEGVTMLLVEQFAAAALAVADYGYVLENGRISLHGPAEKLRTDPAVKAAYLGGGH, encoded by the coding sequence ATGCTGAAGATCGATCAACTGCATGCCGGCTACGGCAAGGTCGAGGTGCTGCACGGCATCTCGGTGGAAGTGCCCAAGGGCAAGGTGGTGACGCTGATCGGCTCGAACGGGGCCGGCAAGACGACGACGATGCGCGCGGTGTCTGGGATGATCGCGCCGAGCGCCGGCCAGATCACGCTCAACGGCAAGCGCATCGACGGGCTGGAGTCGTATCACATCGCCCGCCTCGGGCTGGCGCATTCGCCGGAAGGCCGCCGCGTCTTCGCGACCATGAGCGTCACCGACAACCTGCGGCTGGGCGCGTTCCCGCGCTACACCGGCGCTCGACCCAAGGGCGACGTGGAGGCCGACCTGGAGAAGGCGATGGAGCTGTTCCCGCGCCTGAAGGAGCGGCGCCAGCAGCTCGCAGGCACGCTGTCCGGCGGCGAGCAGCAGATGCTCGCGATGGCGCGGGCGACGATGCTGAATCCGGATGTCGTGCTGCTGGACGAGCCGTCGATGGGCCTGGCGCCCATCCTGGTGGACGAGGTGTTCCGCATCATCGCGCGGCTGAAGTCGGAAGGCGTGACGATGCTGCTGGTGGAGCAGTTCGCCGCGGCCGCGCTGGCCGTGGCCGACTACGGCTACGTGCTGGAGAACGGCCGCATCTCGCTGCACGGTCCAGCGGAGAAGCTGCGCACGGATCCGGCGGTGAAGGCGGCGTATCTGGGCGGGGGGCACTGA
- a CDS encoding SDR family NAD(P)-dependent oxidoreductase: protein MTTSSHTKIALITGGSRGLGRNAAVHLARRGIDSIVTYRSQQGEAQAVVHEIRALGGRAAALQLDVGDSGAFPAFAEALKQTLKQHWQVERFDHLVNNAGMGVHTPIADTTEAQFDELMRVHLKGPFFLTQVLLPLINDGGSVLNVSSGLARFTIPGYGAYAVMKGGIEVMTRYMAKEFGARGIRVNTLAPGAIETDFGGGAVRDSKEVNGFIASVTALGRAGLPGDIGPVVASLLSDDSGWVNAQRVEASGGMFV from the coding sequence ATGACCACTTCATCCCACACCAAGATCGCGCTGATCACCGGCGGCAGCCGCGGCCTGGGCCGCAATGCGGCGGTGCATCTGGCGCGCCGCGGCATCGACAGCATCGTGACCTACCGCAGCCAGCAGGGCGAGGCGCAGGCCGTGGTCCACGAGATCCGCGCGCTCGGCGGCCGTGCGGCGGCGCTGCAGCTGGACGTCGGCGACAGCGGCGCCTTTCCCGCCTTCGCCGAGGCGCTCAAGCAGACGCTGAAGCAGCACTGGCAGGTCGAGCGTTTCGACCACCTGGTCAACAACGCCGGCATGGGCGTGCACACGCCGATCGCCGACACGACCGAAGCCCAGTTCGATGAACTGATGCGCGTGCATCTGAAGGGCCCGTTCTTCCTGACGCAGGTGCTGCTGCCGCTGATCAACGACGGCGGCAGCGTGCTGAACGTGTCCAGCGGCCTGGCGCGCTTCACGATCCCCGGCTACGGCGCGTACGCGGTGATGAAGGGCGGCATCGAGGTGATGACGCGCTACATGGCCAAGGAGTTCGGCGCGCGCGGCATCCGCGTGAACACGCTGGCGCCCGGCGCGATCGAGACCGACTTCGGCGGCGGCGCGGTGCGCGACAGCAAGGAAGTGAACGGCTTCATCGCCTCGGTGACGGCACTCGGCCGCGCCGGCCTGCCGGGCGACATCGGCCCGGTCGTCGCCTCGCTGCTGTCGGACGACAGCGGCTGGGTCAACGCGCAGCGCGTGGAGGCGTCGGGCGGGATGTTCGTCTGA